One Vibrio tapetis subsp. tapetis DNA segment encodes these proteins:
- a CDS encoding bifunctional protein-serine/threonine kinase/phosphatase, whose protein sequence is MEKQQINETNTLSLLYGGFTDAGQRRENQDALVFHLPDSDEEISNKGCVACIADGVSCSEMSQQASQTSVIQFVNDYFATPNSWSVKRSATKVLSTTNYWLYGQGIKQPLKHNGLVTTFSSIVIKSNTAHIFHVGDSRIYLYRDDELRLLTRDHVRAGMGSQTFLTRALGMDNTVNIDYQTLPIKEGDWFLLTTDGVHDFNSHQEIQAQCFELVDKQTLNPELAAKQLALLALKNGSKDNISALFVGVNELPESSRAELQTQLGQFAIPPALRVGQTLDGFHVLNVIYAGSRSYVYEVKELLSERIMVLKAPSPSMVDDMNYLGSFIHEYWVGRQLDHPQFMKVYPSPNHAKFLYLLCEPLTGITLRQWMYDNPKPTLEQVRTIIASLVTACRKLQRMGMVHRDLKPENIMVDREGQVTVIDYGSMSVAAFEEQQAMDKDANLSVLEEEIPMGDAKYIAPEYLNGDKATYVSDLFSIGVICYEMLTGKLPYKLTTTQSLRRARHQNWDYYSACLQRPDLPEWVDPVLKKVCAPAPEHRYQAMSEFIADLSTPNQTLILENERRSLYERNPLLFWKGLASIFIGFSIIELFVLIS, encoded by the coding sequence ATGGAAAAACAACAGATAAATGAAACGAACACGCTTTCACTTCTTTATGGCGGTTTTACCGATGCGGGCCAACGTCGCGAAAATCAAGACGCGTTGGTTTTTCACCTGCCGGACTCTGATGAGGAAATAAGCAATAAAGGCTGCGTCGCGTGTATTGCGGACGGTGTCAGCTGCAGCGAAATGAGCCAACAAGCCAGTCAAACGAGTGTTATTCAGTTTGTAAATGACTACTTTGCGACCCCCAACAGTTGGAGCGTTAAACGCTCCGCGACGAAAGTACTCAGCACGACCAACTATTGGTTGTACGGTCAAGGCATAAAGCAGCCACTGAAGCACAATGGGCTCGTGACTACATTCAGTTCTATCGTTATTAAATCCAATACTGCTCATATTTTTCATGTTGGGGATTCACGTATCTATTTGTATCGTGATGATGAGCTTAGATTACTCACTCGAGATCATGTGCGGGCTGGTATGGGCAGCCAGACCTTTTTAACTCGAGCTTTAGGGATGGATAACACCGTTAATATCGATTATCAAACATTGCCAATTAAAGAAGGCGACTGGTTTTTGCTGACTACGGATGGGGTACACGATTTCAATTCGCACCAAGAAATTCAGGCTCAATGTTTTGAGTTGGTCGACAAACAAACGTTAAACCCAGAATTAGCGGCAAAACAATTGGCGCTTTTGGCACTCAAGAATGGCAGCAAAGATAACATCAGTGCGTTGTTTGTGGGGGTTAATGAGCTGCCAGAGAGTAGCCGTGCTGAACTGCAAACTCAGCTTGGTCAATTTGCTATTCCCCCGGCATTAAGAGTGGGGCAAACTCTGGATGGATTTCACGTATTAAACGTGATTTACGCTGGGAGTAGAAGCTATGTTTATGAAGTCAAAGAGCTACTGTCAGAACGAATTATGGTCTTGAAAGCTCCGTCACCAAGCATGGTCGATGATATGAATTATCTGGGCAGCTTCATACATGAGTATTGGGTTGGTAGGCAGTTGGATCACCCGCAGTTTATGAAAGTATACCCAAGCCCAAATCACGCAAAGTTTTTGTATCTGTTGTGTGAACCATTAACGGGCATAACGCTACGACAGTGGATGTATGATAACCCAAAACCTACGCTAGAGCAGGTTAGAACTATCATTGCTTCGTTGGTCACAGCGTGCCGAAAGTTGCAAAGAATGGGCATGGTACACCGAGACTTAAAACCAGAAAATATAATGGTCGACCGTGAAGGACAAGTCACGGTGATAGATTATGGCTCAATGAGTGTTGCTGCATTTGAAGAGCAGCAAGCCATGGATAAAGATGCGAATTTGTCGGTATTAGAAGAAGAAATCCCAATGGGGGATGCCAAATACATTGCTCCGGAATATTTGAATGGAGATAAGGCCACGTACGTTTCCGATTTGTTCTCTATTGGTGTTATTTGCTACGAAATGCTAACTGGAAAACTGCCATATAAATTGACGACAACGCAGTCTTTGAGAAGAGCGAGGCATCAAAACTGGGACTATTATTCAGCTTGTTTGCAACGTCCAGATTTGCCCGAGTGGGTGGATCCAGTATTGAAAAAAGTGTGCGCGCCAGCGCCAGAACACAGGTATCAAGCAATGAGTGAATTTATTGCCGACTTGTCGACGCCTAATCAAACCTTAATATTAGAAAACGAAAGACGTTCGTTATATGAACGAAACCCGCTTCTCTTTTGGAAGGGATTGGCATCTATATTCATCGGATTTAGTATCATTGAATTGTTCGTTTTGATTTCATAG